In Veillonellales bacterium, the genomic window CCGGATGGGACTCGAACCCATGACCTCCGCCGTGACAGGGCGGCATTCTAACCAACTAAACTACCGGGCCATATGATGAATTGCATAGTTATTGTATTTGATTTATCGGAATATGTCAACCCTTATTCCTCAATCAAAATTACTTTATGCAATCGCAGTAACATTGGATATTATAACATATCCATTATTATTGTCAAGAGTTTTCATAAAGAGAAGCAGACTCCTCCAAAATTTTATTAACCGTATCCCTTACTTGATTAGGATCAAATGGCTTAACGATAAAATCTGATGCCCCAGCCTTTAGAGCATCAGTGATAACGGCTCGCTGTCCAATAGCCGTTACCATAATAACCCGCGCTAATGGATTTTCCGCATGAATGAGTTTTACCGCTTCGATACCGTCCATCTTCGGCATAGTAATATCCATTGTCGTAAGATCCGGCTGAAACTGGCGATACGCCTGCACTGCCTCTTTTCCATTCCCGGCTTCAGAAACTATTTCGTGCCCGTTGTCAATCAGAATCTTTTTTAACATCATACGCATAAATGCTGAATCATCACAAACCAATATTCGTGCCAAAAGAAAATACCCTCCTACTCAATCAAGCCTGACTTCCTATATAATTCATAAAAATGATGAGTGGGACCGACCCCACCGCCTAATTGAAACCCATGTTGGATCGCAATCGTGACATAACGCTTTGCCTCTCGAATCGCAGTCTCCACTGACAGTCCTTTCGCCAATCCGGCGGCAATAGCGGAAGAAAAAGTACATCCTGTGCCATGAGTATGAGCATTATCAATTCGTTCATTGGAAAATACGGTAAAAATTCGTCCGTCATATAATAGATCACAGGCATCCCCAGGCAAATGTCCCCCTTTAATCAATACATACGTCGGCCCCATGTTTTTAATAGCAATAGCGGCCTTTTCCATACCGGTTCTGTCTTCAACAGAGAATCCGGCAATCTCTGAGGCTTCATAAAGATTTGGTGTTACAATCAGAGCTAAGGGGACTAATCGTTCAATCAACGCCGCTACCGCATTCGGCTGCAGCAAATAGCTGCCGCTTTTCGCTATCATCACCGTATCTAACACAACATTTTTCGCCCGGTATTGTTGTAAAGCATCGGCAACTGTATTGATAATAGCCGCACTTGACAGCATGC contains:
- a CDS encoding response regulator translates to MARILVCDDSAFMRMMLKKILIDNGHEIVSEAGNGKEAVQAYRQFQPDLTTMDITMPKMDGIEAVKLIHAENPLARVIMVTAIGQRAVITDALKAGASDFIVKPFDPNQVRDTVNKILEESASLYENS
- the thiD gene encoding bifunctional hydroxymethylpyrimidine kinase/phosphomethylpyrimidine kinase, giving the protein MLHTALTIAGSDSSGGAGIQADLKTFAACGVFGMSAITAITAQNTCGVTSIRELDQAIIRDQIAAVYTDIPVDAVKIGMLSSAAIINTVADALQQYRAKNVVLDTVMIAKSGSYLLQPNAVAALIERLVPLALIVTPNLYEASEIAGFSVEDRTGMEKAAIAIKNMGPTYVLIKGGHLPGDACDLLYDGRIFTVFSNERIDNAHTHGTGCTFSSAIAAGLAKGLSVETAIREAKRYVTIAIQHGFQLGGGVGPTHHFYELYRKSGLIE